One Algibacter sp. L3A6 genomic region harbors:
- the mnmG gene encoding tRNA uridine-5-carboxymethylaminomethyl(34) synthesis enzyme MnmG yields the protein MFNDVYDVIVVGAGHAGSEAAAAAANMGSKTLLVTMNLQNIAQMSCNPAMGGIAKGQIVREIDALGGYSGIVSDTSAIQFKMLNKSKGPAMWSPRVQSDRMRFAEDWRMLLEGTPNLDFYQDMVSSLIVENHKVVGVKTSLGISIKAKSVVLTNGTFLNGLIHIGDKNFGGGRAGERAATGITEQLVELGFESGRMKTGTPPRVDGRSLDYSKMLEQPGDVNPEKFSYLDITKPLEKQRSCYMTYTSLEVHDLLREGFDRSPMFNGRIKSLGPRYCPSIEDKINRFADKDRHQLFIEPEGWNTCEVYVNGFSTSLPEDVQFKALRGVVGFENVKFFRPGYAIEYDYFPPTQLKHTLETKLVEGLYFAGQINGTTGYEEAASQGLMAGINASLKTQEKDPFTLKRDEAYIGVLVDDLITKGTEEPYRMFTSRAEYRTLLRQDNADIRLTPKGFELGLASEKRLKRMEEKHDAAAKFVSFFETQSVKPEEINPILESKNSALVNQSGKLFKVFARPNVDMEDVRKVESVEAYIQDNNLDREVIEQTEIQVKYSGYIAKEKVNADKLSRLEYVKIPANFDYSQIKSMSLEAREKLKKVQPATVSQASRISGVSPNDISVLLVYMGR from the coding sequence ATGTTTAATGATGTTTATGATGTTATAGTTGTTGGCGCTGGGCACGCAGGAAGCGAAGCCGCTGCTGCTGCTGCTAATATGGGCAGTAAAACACTGTTAGTTACCATGAATTTACAAAACATCGCTCAGATGTCTTGTAATCCAGCGATGGGTGGTATTGCTAAAGGACAAATAGTTCGAGAGATAGATGCGCTTGGTGGGTATAGCGGAATTGTTTCCGATACATCGGCTATTCAATTTAAAATGTTGAATAAATCTAAAGGGCCTGCAATGTGGAGTCCGAGAGTTCAAAGTGATAGAATGCGTTTTGCTGAAGACTGGAGAATGCTTTTAGAAGGAACGCCTAATCTTGATTTTTATCAAGATATGGTTTCTAGTTTAATTGTAGAAAATCATAAAGTGGTTGGTGTAAAAACCTCTTTAGGAATTAGTATAAAAGCTAAATCTGTTGTGCTTACAAATGGTACTTTTTTAAATGGCTTAATTCATATCGGAGATAAAAATTTTGGTGGTGGTAGAGCAGGAGAAAGAGCGGCAACTGGAATTACAGAACAGCTTGTAGAATTAGGTTTTGAATCTGGTAGAATGAAAACTGGAACACCTCCAAGAGTTGATGGTCGTAGTTTAGATTATTCTAAAATGCTTGAACAACCTGGAGATGTAAATCCAGAAAAATTCTCTTATTTGGATATTACAAAACCTTTGGAAAAACAGCGTTCTTGTTACATGACTTACACGAGTCTTGAAGTGCATGATTTGCTTCGCGAAGGCTTTGATAGGTCTCCGATGTTTAATGGTAGAATTAAAAGTTTAGGACCGCGTTATTGCCCTTCTATTGAAGATAAAATTAATCGCTTTGCTGATAAGGATCGTCATCAATTATTTATAGAGCCGGAGGGTTGGAATACCTGTGAGGTTTATGTTAATGGCTTTTCTACATCTCTACCAGAAGATGTTCAGTTTAAAGCTCTGCGTGGTGTGGTTGGTTTTGAGAACGTGAAGTTTTTTAGACCAGGATATGCTATTGAATACGATTATTTCCCGCCTACACAATTAAAGCATACACTAGAAACTAAGTTGGTAGAAGGCTTGTATTTCGCAGGTCAAATAAATGGAACTACAGGTTATGAAGAAGCTGCTTCTCAAGGTTTAATGGCTGGTATAAATGCAAGTTTAAAAACCCAAGAGAAAGATCCTTTTACTCTAAAAAGAGATGAGGCTTATATAGGTGTTTTGGTTGATGATTTAATTACTAAAGGAACAGAGGAGCCTTATCGAATGTTTACATCTCGTGCCGAATATAGAACACTTTTACGTCAGGATAATGCAGATATTAGGTTAACGCCAAAAGGATTTGAGTTGGGTTTAGCTTCTGAAAAACGTTTAAAACGTATGGAGGAAAAGCATGATGCTGCGGCTAAATTTGTAAGCTTTTTTGAAACTCAAAGCGTGAAACCGGAGGAGATTAATCCGATATTAGAGTCTAAAAATTCTGCGCTTGTTAATCAATCTGGAAAGCTTTTTAAAGTGTTCGCTAGGCCTAATGTGGATATGGAAGATGTGCGTAAAGTTGAAAGTGTTGAGGCGTATATTCAAGACAATAATTTGGATAGGGAAGTGATAGAGCAGACCGAAATTCAGGTAAAATACTCTGGGTATATTGCAAAGGAGAAAGTGAATGCAGATAAGTTATCACGTTTAGAGTATGTAAAAATACCTGCTAATTTTGATTACTCGCAGATTAAATCTATGAGTTTAGAAGCTCGTGAAAAACTTAAAAAAGTACAACCCGCAACAGTATCTCAGGCATCAAGAATTAGTGGTGTTTCACCAAATGATATTTCTGTTTTACTGGTTTATATGGGAAGGTAA
- a CDS encoding class I SAM-dependent methyltransferase, translated as MVKNQSTNKYLKVKDYSVSGEEFELIENQEYGFLETTPQPTLDKLPGYYQSEDYISHTDSKRNAFEKVYHLVRSISLKKKLKLINSFSSEAKQLLDVGCGTGDFLQTAQQNGWLVSGIEPNEEARGIANSKTNKSVFDTEQLQKLESKQFDVITLWHVLEHLPNLEDHIKSFKTLLKDNGTLLIAVPNYKSFDAKHYKEFWAAFDVPRHLWHFNQDSISKLVSKQSMGVVKTKPMLFDAFYVSMLSEKYKTGKMNPVKGFWYGLRSNLKSLSSKEASSLIYIIKNR; from the coding sequence GTGGTAAAAAATCAATCAACAAATAAGTACTTAAAAGTAAAAGATTATTCTGTTTCTGGAGAAGAATTTGAGTTAATAGAAAACCAAGAATATGGTTTTTTAGAAACTACACCGCAACCAACTTTAGATAAATTACCTGGGTATTATCAAAGTGAAGATTATATTTCACACACCGATTCTAAGAGAAATGCCTTCGAAAAGGTGTATCATTTGGTGAGAAGTATTTCACTAAAAAAGAAACTTAAGCTTATTAATTCTTTTTCTTCGGAAGCAAAACAGCTTTTAGATGTAGGTTGTGGTACAGGTGATTTTTTACAAACCGCACAACAAAATGGTTGGTTGGTTTCTGGTATTGAACCAAACGAAGAGGCTAGGGGTATAGCGAATAGCAAAACAAATAAGTCTGTTTTTGATACAGAACAACTTCAAAAACTTGAATCGAAACAATTTGATGTTATTACGCTTTGGCATGTTTTGGAACATTTACCGAATTTAGAAGATCATATAAAATCCTTTAAAACACTTTTAAAAGACAACGGAACTTTACTTATTGCTGTTCCTAACTACAAAAGTTTTGATGCAAAACACTATAAAGAATTTTGGGCAGCATTTGATGTGCCTCGACATCTTTGGCATTTTAATCAAGATTCTATTTCAAAGTTAGTTTCTAAACAGAGTATGGGTGTTGTAAAAACAAAACCCATGCTGTTTGATGCATTTTATGTGAGTATGCTTTCTGAAAAATATAAAACGGGCAAGATGAATCCGGTTAAAGGATTTTGGTACGGTTTACGTTCTAACTTGAAATCTTTAAGCTCAAAAGAGGCTTCTTCGCTAATTTATATCATTAAAAACAGATAA
- a CDS encoding OmpH family outer membrane protein, which translates to MKNILYVAIAMLVLASCEKPNKIGFVDNGVVINDYQEKIDLEAKYKAKDEAFRKRADSIGLAFQTEAQKTQTEAQKIARSNRQKAEELMAGLQQKQQQLQQQMQVEQQQLTQAFQADIDSVIVKVKDFVGAYGKTNGYNYILGTSEAAATVMYGEEKSDLTKTIVEAINADYKKAE; encoded by the coding sequence ATGAAGAACATACTTTATGTAGCCATCGCGATGCTTGTTTTAGCATCTTGTGAAAAACCAAATAAAATTGGATTTGTAGATAACGGAGTCGTTATTAATGATTATCAAGAAAAAATTGATTTAGAAGCAAAATATAAAGCAAAAGATGAAGCTTTTAGAAAAAGAGCAGATAGCATTGGATTAGCTTTTCAAACAGAAGCACAAAAAACACAAACAGAAGCACAAAAAATTGCTAGAAGTAACAGGCAAAAAGCAGAGGAGTTAATGGCTGGCTTACAACAAAAGCAACAACAGTTACAACAGCAAATGCAAGTTGAACAACAACAATTAACACAAGCTTTTCAAGCAGATATAGATTCTGTAATTGTAAAAGTTAAAGATTTTGTTGGCGCTTACGGAAAAACAAACGGTTATAACTACATTTTAGGAACTAGTGAAGCTGCTGCTACAGTAATGTACGGCGAAGAGAAAAGCGACCTTACTAAGACTATTGTTGAAGCTATCAATGCTGATTATAAGAAAGCAGAATAA